One window of Drosophila busckii strain San Diego stock center, stock number 13000-0081.31 chromosome 3L, ASM1175060v1, whole genome shotgun sequence genomic DNA carries:
- the LOC108599783 gene encoding cuticle protein 21 has protein sequence MNPLTVVAVLSTLALSAQAHAPLAAPLAAAPAPYFAPAAYSAPLGLAHPAAYSAPLGLPHPAAYSAPLGVAHPAAYSAPLGVAHPAAYSAPLGYAAPAALTAPFGYSAPLVHKTFAAAPLAAPVAAPLAAPLPAPVAPVLAKTIAAPLAAPVAVAPVAADVVDAYPQYKFAYDVQDALTGDSKTQEETRDGDVVRGSYSLIEADGSRRIVSYYADDINGFNAVVQKDVPVAVAPVAPVVAKLSAPVVAAPAPLLAKTLAAPIVV, from the exons ATGAATCCTTTGACG GTTGTTGCAGTTCTATCCACCTTGGCGCTGTCTGCGCAGGCGCATGCTCCACTGGCTGCTCCATTGGCCGCTGCTCCAGCACCTTACTTTGCACCCGCCGCGTACTCCGCGCCTTTGGGCTTGGCTCATCCCGCTGCATACTCCGCGCCTTTGGGACTTCCCCATCCAGCTGCCTACTCCGCACCCTTGGGCGTCGCTCATCCAGCTGCCTACTCCGCACCTTTGGGCGTCGCTCATCCAGCTGCCTACTCCGCGCCTCTGGGCtatgctgcgcctgctgctctaACTGCTCCTTTCGGCTACTCCGCACCTTTGGTACACAAGACTTTCGCCGCTGCTCCTCTGGCCgctccagttgctgctccTCTGGCTGCCCCTCTGCCCGCTCCCGTTGCCCCTGTGCTTGCCAAGACTATTGCTGCTCCTCTGGCTGCGCCAGTTGCCGTTGCTCCAGTTGCCGCTGATGTTGTCGATGCTTACCCACAGTACAAGTTCGCCTACGATGTGCAGGATGCGCTGACCGGTGACTCCAAGACACAGGAGGAGACACGCGATGGCGATGTGGTGCGCGGCTCCTACTCGCTGATTGAGGCCGATGGCTCGCGTCGCATTGTCAGCTACTATGCCGATGACATCAATGGCTTCAACGCCGTCGTCCAGAAGGATGTGCCCGTGGCTGTGGCGCCAGTTGCGCCAGTTGTTGCCAAGCTCTCAGCGCCTGTTGTTGCCGCTCCAGCTCCGCTGCTTGCCAAGACGCTGGCAGCACCCATTGTTGTCTAA